In Lactococcus protaetiae, the genomic window TTGTCAACTTTTCAACTTGTTCTTGTGTCAAAACAAGCCAAGTATCACGTGGTACAGAAACAACTGAATGTTGTTTGACTAGCTCATTTTGTTCTCCTCCAAGAGAAAACATCATTTTCATGAAGTTTGATGAAAATTTACGACGTGTTGTCGTGGTTGTTACTTTGGCAGTATCAATATCTGCTAATTTATAAGTTGCTGTTTTTTTAACGGCTTCAACAATATGTTTTTCATCAGGTTTGAAATTAGTATCTGGTTTTGTTTGATTTGCTTCATTGCGGAAAATCAAGACATAGTTATTTGTATTTTTACCGATTTCAGCTTTAATCATCATACCATAAGGTGCATTTTTATCACCTGCAGTATAGATTTGATGGCTGGTCACATTTGTTACTTCTTTCATACCAAAATTATCTTTGATATGTAGTGTCAAAAGTCCTACAGAAGCTGCAAGAAGGAGAATTGAGATTCCACCAACTGTCCATCGTACTGTACGCTTTTTAAGAAACATGAAACCGTAGAAAGTTAAAACCGCAAATGCGATAATTGCTATAAAGATGAGCATTATTTCATTTCTCCTTTCATTTCTTCAGTCTTTACTTCTGTTGCAGTTCTTCCACCTGCAAGCACTTTTCCGCTACGCAAGAAGAATGAAACGATGAAACCGATAATGGCAAAAGCAAAGCCAATTGCAAATGACGCATGATACCCTGTTAGCATCGCATTAATTGCTTTATCTGCGTAGGCAAGAGGATTTGTCACTTTAAGATGTGCTGCTGGCATATGGTTAGTGATTACATTTTGCGCAACTGATGAAAGTAGGGCGACAACGACAGATGAAGCAACTTGACGTGCCGTATTATTTGAAGCTGTCCCTTGTGCTACTTCTTGGACAGGCAAGGCATTCATTGCTGAAGTCATCACAGGCATCATAACCATCCCTACACCAAACATACGTAAGCCATAAAGCAGAGTTACAAAATGATCTGGTGTTGTGGCTGTAAAGAAGAGGAAGGGTAAGGTACCAATTGCCAAAATAGCGAAACCAATTTGTGCTAGACGTTTGGCACCAATTTTATCATAAATTCCACCTGCAAGAGGGGCAACTACAGCCATCATCAATGAACCAGGTAATAAGACCAGACCAGAATCAAGCGCTGATAAACCGTGCACTTCTTGCATATAGAGTGGCAACATCATTTCAACACCCATCATTGCCATTGTGACTAAGGCAGCCGCAATAACAGTAAGTGTAAACTGTTTAACTTTAAACACTCGAAGGTCAAGGAATGGGTCAGACATTCGAAGTTGTTTCCAAGAGAAAATACCAATGATGATAATCCCAGCAGCAATTGGCAAGATGACATTTGTGAAATCTCCCCAACCATCAGTAGCAACATTGGTAAATCCAAGAAGGAAAATACCAAAACCGATTACTGAGAGGACAACTGAAATGAAATCAAGTTTCATTGGACGGTTTGGAATGACATCACGCATAATAAATATTGATAGTACAGCTGTAATCCCTACGATAATCATTGGAATCAGGAAGATTGTTCTCCAGCTCGCTGCAAATGTCAAACCAAAGAAACTAAGTTTATGGACGATGAGCCATCCAGCATAAGTTGGTCCAATCGCTGGAGCAAGCATAATAACGATACCACCTGCACCCATGACCGCCCCATTTGTTTAGGGTTAAACATATTAACTAAGGCAACTTGCATTAATGGCATTGTCACACCAACGGCACAAGCCTGAAGGATACGTCCTATAAGGAAAATTGACCAGCTTGATGTCGGAGCACTATAAGATAAGAACATTCCACCAAAAAGTACGATATATGCCGCAACATAAAGCCAGCGTGTTGGAAATTTTGTAGCTAGATAAGCCGATAATGGTACCATAATCCATTTGCAAGCAAAAACCAAGTCGTTGATTGTTGAGCGGTTGACATTGAAATGCTAAAATCTTTCATCAACGTAGGGATAGCCGTTCCGAGTGATGTTTGCATTAACATCCCTCCGAAAGTACCGATAAAAATTAAGATAACCATAGCAATTCTACTGAATTTTTTACCATGAATATCAACTGTGTAATCTTTTTCCATTACATCGGTCATTTATTTTTCTCCTTTTCTTCTTGAGCATACTTCATCCCAATTTCAATAAATAATTGGAAATTTTCGATGAAGTTCTGTGTTCGTTCTTCACCCATTTCTTCAAAGATTCTCGCAATATTTTGGATAAATCGACAACGTGAAGCATCTGCTTTGTCACGTCCCTTGCCAGTAATACTTACCAAAATCTTACGACGGTCTTCACGAGAGATTTCTCGCGTAACCAATCCTTTTTCTTCAAGGTTGTTCAAAATGGTTGCAACACGCGCAGTACTTGTTCCTGTATATTTTGCAATATCACTCGGCAAAATATCTTTCCCTGCATTTTTATAAAGATAAAATAGAACTTGATGCTCTCCTTGTGTGTAACCATTCATTCGGCCCCACATTTTCACCTGCTCTTTACTTTTTAGGGCTTTAAAGAAATTTTCAGCCAATTGATTATAATCCATTTTTCACTCCTCTCTAATGGCGATATTTATTAACGACGTTAATCATTATAGTCTGTTTACTTTTTTTTGTCAAGAATAAATGTTGCCTTTTTTAACCAAGCAAGTGCCTGCTATCTCCGCCCTTTGGACTGCGCTGTCCATTCTCGCTACGGCACGGACGTGTCTAGTCAAAGTCGCAACTCGCTACGTGCTTCGCACACCGTTCTACGAATGGTCTCCGCAACTTCATTGCTCCGCCGTCCGTTTGATTGCCAGTTGGCGTTGCCTCTATTCTTGTCACTTTAGTGACCTAGAGATAGAGGACAAACGTTCATCCGCACTTTATAGGATAGCCGTTGGCGCTAAAGCAGCAAGAGATATGCTAGTTGTTTCACCTAGTGCCTTACAGCCAATGCTTTTTGCTCTTGGGGCTTTAGTTCCTAAGCAAACGGACAAATATGGTCATGCGAAGCTAACTGCTAAAGCAGTAAGAGCAAAAAGCAAAGCGATAAGGCGAAATGGAAATCTCTGCTTTCGTTCTACTGC contains:
- a CDS encoding MarR family winged helix-turn-helix transcriptional regulator — its product is MDYNQLAENFFKALKSKEQVKMWGRMNGYTQGEHQVLFYLYKNAGKDILPSDIAKYTGTSTARVATILNNLEEKGLVTREISREDRRKILVSITGKGRDKADASRCRFIQNIARIFEEMGEERTQNFIENFQLFIEIGMKYAQEEKEKNK
- a CDS encoding DUF4811 domain-containing protein, with product MLIFIAIIAFAVLTFYGFMFLKKRTVRWTVGGISILLLAASVGLLTLHIKDNFGMKEVTNVTSHQIYTAGDKNAPYGMMIKAEIGKNTNNYVLIFRNEANQTKPDTNFKPDEKHIVEAVKKTATYKLADIDTAKVTTTTTRRKFSSNFMKMMFSLGGEQNELVKQHSVVSVPRDTWLVLTQEQVEKLTKEAPAMQKQMEAELKANPAKAVQLAELQKTNPQEYAKLQVQQIKQLLGIKE